A window of the Chiloscyllium plagiosum isolate BGI_BamShark_2017 chromosome 13, ASM401019v2, whole genome shotgun sequence genome harbors these coding sequences:
- the boka gene encoding bcl-2-related ovarian killer protein homolog A isoform X3, which produces MEMLRRSSVFAAEVMDVFDRFPPEKELISQAKALCRDYIHSRLIRAGIVWSKPEPAVSSPASKLTEVSAALLHLGDELEYIRPNVYRNIAKQLNISVSSESIVSDAFLAVATELFSAGITWGKVVALYAVAGGLAIDCVKQGQPAMVHTIVDCLGEFVRKTLVTWLRRRGGWADITKSVVNNDPSIRDHWLVSFLCTCGHFLKAIFFFFLRER; this is translated from the exons ATGGAGATGCTTCGACGTTCCTCTGTCTTTGCTGCTGAAGTGATGGACGTTTTTGACCGCTTTCCGCCTGAGAAAGAGCTCATTTCTCAAGCGAAAGCACTGTGCCGAGATTACATCCATTCCCGCCTGATCCGAGCTGGAATTGTTTGGAGTAAACCAGAACCTGCTGTTTCTAGTCCAGCGAGCAAACTTACTGAGGTTTCAGCCGCACTTCTTCACTTGG gtgATGAGTTGGAGTACATCAGACCAAATGTCTACAGGAACATTGCCAAACAGTTGAATATCTCAGTCAGTTCTGAAAGCATCGTATCTGATGCATTCCTGGCTGTCGCCACTGAGCTTTTCTCTGCAG GTATAACCTGGGGGAAGGTTGTAGCCCTCTATGCTGTAGCTGGAGGTTTGGCCATTGACTGTGTGAAACAGGGACAGCCTGCCATGGTACACACGATAGTCGATTGCTTGGGGGAGTTTGTCCGGAAAACACTGGTGACGTGGCTCAGGAGACGTGGTGGATGG GCTGACATAACAAAGTCCGTGGTTAACAATGATCCCAGCATTCGGGATCATTGGCTTGTCTCCTTCCTCTGCACCTGTGGACATTTCCTCAAAGCaatcttctttttctttctgcgGGAGCGATGA